In the genome of Cheilinus undulatus linkage group 6, ASM1832078v1, whole genome shotgun sequence, one region contains:
- the LOC121511135 gene encoding RING finger protein 122-like, protein MHPVQWCNGCLCDLGLQNVGPHCKMSSEELFHLPLNVYIIVLGIGLFILMLSLIFCCYLFRLRRQGSREQYGYNEVVLKGAGKKLSLLGQTCAVCLEEFRSRDELGVCPCSHAFHKKCLLKWLEIRSVCPMCNTLICRLQPDPPQAPERPQSLLEV, encoded by the exons GGTGTCTGTGTGACCTTGGATTGCAGAACGTCGGCCCGCACTGCAAAATGTCGTCTGAAGAGCTTTTCCACCTCCCGCTCAACGTCTACATCATCGTCCTGGGCATTGGCCTCTTCATCCTCATGCTCAGCCTCATCTTCTGCTGCTACCTGTTCAG GCTCAGGCGACAAGGCTCCAGAGAACAGTATGGGTACAATGAG GTTGTTTTAAAAGGAGCAGGGAAGAAGCTCAGCCTTCTTGGT CAAACGTGCGCCGTGTGTTTAGAAGAGTTTCGCAGCAGAGACGAGCTCGGCGTGTGTCCGTGTTCACATGCTTTTCACAAGAA GTGTCTGCTGAAATGGTTAGAGATCCGCAGTGTGTGCCCCATGTGCAACACGCTTATATGTCGCCTCCAGCCCGACCCCCCACAAGCACCTGAGCGACCGCAGAGCCTCCTGGAGGTCTGA